GCCCACAATGACTAGCGTGATGGCCGCCATCCATTCGTAGGCTGCAATAGCTAGGCCCATCTTAAAGCCTGAGCCAGCCATTGCCACAAATTGCTCAGCCGAGATGTTGGAGGCAATAAGCGAAGAGCCGATGGCCCACCAAGTCAGGGAGCCCTCTGCGAGGAAGTAATCTTTGGAGTCACCTTCTGCCGTGCCGTCGTGGCCGGTCTTGCGCAGGTAAATCCAGGTACCGTAACCCGCTACTATAATGAAGTAGACGAAGAATACGATGTAATCAAGAGTTGCGAGTTTATTCATTGAACAGGAGAGGTATTGAAGCCGGCCATCGGCTTGAAGAAGCAAGGAGTAGAAGTAGTACCTAAGGCGAATTAGAGCACTACCCAGCTTAAAGCTAGGTAGTGGCAACCAAACTTAACTAATTATAGGCGCTACTTGCGCACCCCAAAGCGATACACAGTAGTAGAGTGCAGTGTATCACCCGGCTTCAATACTGTGCTTGGGAATTTCGACTGGTTGGGCGAGTCGGGGAAGTGCTGCGTTTCCAGGCAGAAGCCATAGTGCTTGCTATAGGTTACATCGCCAGTGCCTTTGAGCGTACCATCGAGGAAGTTGCCGGTGTAGAACTGCACGCCGGGCTCGGTAGTCGTTACTTCCAAGGTACGGCCGGAGGTGGGCTCGTATACCGTGGCGGCGGGGTGCATGCCGCTGCTGGCGTTGTTTAGTACCCAGTTGTGGTCGTAGCCACCGGGTACTTGCGCGATCCGCTCGCCGATGGTGTGCGAGGTCGTGAAGTCGAACGGCGTGCCTTTCACTGGCTTCAACTCACCCGTCGGAATCAGGGTGGCATCGACAACCGTGTAGCGGTCGGCGGGCAGCGTTACTTCGTGGCCGAGCACATCCTTGTCTTGGCCGTAACCTAGGTTGAAGTAGCTGTGGTTGGTCAGGTTGACGGGTGTGGCTTTGTCGGTTTTGGCCGTGTAGTCAATCTTCAGCTCGTCGTTGTCGGTGAGCGTGTACACCACCGTCACGCTAAGGTTGCCGGGGTAGCCTTCTTCACCATCCTTGCTTAAGTAGGTAAGCTTCAGCGCTTGGCCGTCGGTTGCCGAAGCAACGGGCTCTGCTGCCCAAATCACTTTGTCGAAACCCTTCTTGCCACCGTGCAGGCTGTTGGGGCCGTTGTTCTTCGCGAGGGTGTATTCTTTGCCATCAAGCGTGAATTTGCCGCCCTTGATGCGGTTGCCGTACCGGCCAATCAATGCCCCGAAGTAAGGGCCCGATTTCAGGAACGCTGGGCTCTGATAGCCACTCACGTTATCGAAGCCGAGTACAATGTTACCTAGCTTGCCAGCCTTGTCGGGCACTTGCAAGCTCGTGACGGTACCGCCATACGTGGAAATAGTGGCTTTCAGACCATGGGCATTGGTGAGCGTGTAGAGCTGCACCTCTTGGCCATCGGTGGTTTTACCGAAGGAGGCTGGGGCTGACATGTCAGAGGAAGAAGACGTAGAAGTTTGAGTTGAATCGGCTGTCGCGCTG
This Hymenobacter sp. GOD-10R DNA region includes the following protein-coding sequences:
- a CDS encoding aldose epimerase family protein; protein product: MTVFNRSGFVTGSLASLLLLAACDQKKPADQASSSTSATADSTQTSTSSSSDMSAPASFGKTTDGQEVQLYTLTNAHGLKATISTYGGTVTSLQVPDKAGKLGNIVLGFDNVSGYQSPAFLKSGPYFGALIGRYGNRIKGGKFTLDGKEYTLAKNNGPNSLHGGKKGFDKVIWAAEPVASATDGQALKLTYLSKDGEEGYPGNLSVTVVYTLTDNDELKIDYTAKTDKATPVNLTNHSYFNLGYGQDKDVLGHEVTLPADRYTVVDATLIPTGELKPVKGTPFDFTTSHTIGERIAQVPGGYDHNWVLNNASSGMHPAATVYEPTSGRTLEVTTTEPGVQFYTGNFLDGTLKGTGDVTYSKHYGFCLETQHFPDSPNQSKFPSTVLKPGDTLHSTTVYRFGVRK